The Triplophysa dalaica isolate WHDGS20190420 chromosome 14, ASM1584641v1, whole genome shotgun sequence DNA window TTAGAAAAGTGACGTGCGCTCATATTATGACATCAGTCGTTCAATTTGCTCTCATTAGATGGTAATGAGTTCATGCTCCTAACTCTCATTAAATCGCACTTAAATGACAATAAATctggtttatatatatatatatatatttactccTTTAGATCTATGAAATAAGCTATTCTTTACAGCGTTCGgtcatatttacagtatattagcATCATTTAGTGATTTGAAGCTAGTAAATGTGTGTcattacaaatacatatttaatgaaaaaaaggtTGCGATTTggaatgtgtatgtgtaaaataataaacattgtaCTTATGGAACATCAAATGAACACCAGTTCCATGCTGATTCTGATAAGTACAAAAACACCTTGGAGCACAATACTGTGCTCTTTGTTAAACTTAATCAATGAACCTGTCATTAAGGTTTAAACCGTCACCCGAAGGCATTCAGACACACCTCTGATGAGCCTTTTCTCAAAAACGGCCTGTAGGTGCGTTGGTTTGCTTAGATTaacttttatttgtagtaatCCTTAAACATAATCCTCTCAGGGGTCTATAAAAGAAGATTACAGCACAGAGTGAGATAATGACATTTGTTGAGGGCTCTTTACATTGCTTTGTTACTCACGGCTGATGGTACTGCAGTGCACTCATTTATTCGTTCTCAGATGAGTGACAAATGTCTTGCTGTATTTTTTCTggtcctttttatttttgttttgagatTTAAATTGTGCCTTCAAATGAATGTGTGGTTTTAATCTGAACTGACAAATTTAAACAACGGGGTAATATTGTGCACCTAAAACTTCTGAATACATCTGCCAAGCGTCCCCTGCGTGGAATTTACTTTCCTTTTGTTCAGAAGAGTTTGACTTGAAaccaaaaacataattattCATGAAACATGTAAGTCACGTTTTTTCAATGTCCTGTACATTTGAACAGTGACGTGAGTCTTGTTGAGAAAGAAGAAACATGTAATTATATCCATGGCAACAGTAGTATAGATAAACAAAAAAGGGTCAAAAGGTTGAAATAGGGCAAACTATGGCTAGCGTGTCCCTTTAGCGACTCCTGATTGGTCTCATCCGGGCTTTGGGAATCAGAAGCGGATTGGCTACGACTAGAGCACATCTCGTATAGGTTTCCAGAAAACTGCATCTTTTTGGACTCTTGTCTCAGCGACTCCCACACTGCAGCAGCTTCTTCAGGGCAGCCGGCCATGGCCACATTTGCACAGTCATGAAAATCGTCCCAAGACCTGCAACAAATGAAATTTAAGGTTAATGTTCAGAATACCAGGGAGTGAGAATATGTGATTCAAATAAATCTGAAACCTAAATCATCTCTGCAGCCATTGTTTACTATGAACAACCAGTGTCTAGTTGtctaaattacatttatgataAGTCTAATTTACATACAAAGGATAAGTGATAAGACAAGAACTGCTTTAAAGTATTTAACACGTGGCATtgcaatattttaacatttaacactTGGTAATACTGGATTGCAGGTGGTTAGTATATAATAAGCATGTTTTTACATGGaaataatgtaaacagatgTGGAATAACTGTTTAAGATTTTCCcctttcaattttattttgaaataagaaACAACTGAGAATTAAATGCATGACTTGTGCACGGTTTCACAGAGAAGGTTAaggactagtcccagactaaaatgaaagttcgAGCTGtcttaatgaaatataaattgcCTTGAcatatgtttaaatatgtaattacaattgtctcaagatgcacagcAGTATTGTTTTTATCTATAAGGCATTTTAATCTAAataatctaataataataagctaAATAatctaatttaactaaggcatatTGCTTAGGCTAAGTCTTGTCTACGAAACCAGGCCATGGTGTTTAAACCCATTTTAggcgtgaatacgtgtttttctgtgtctttggtgtgttataagttgcccatgcatctATTACacacgtgaaattgcaaaaattaaagtgtcgatAAAAAATTGCATTCAATCTAAAatcgaatgctcacccagacctgtcggaaacgccttgtgtaaccacacccccacgaatCATTTTGTGGtgtgacttgactaagaccgcccaaatctacacgcaagtaaggtggccgtaattgtaaatctcattgtatcgtcacagccgcagccatgtcgtggagacgcAGTGTGTTTTCCTGCGAAAAGAAAGCATCTTTGTTCCTTTCAAAAGACGAGACAACTAAAAAACGATTGGTTACATTTTATGTACCAGAACAGTACAATCTGAATGTTCAAGTGAGTGCTGCgcatttcacagatgattgcTTCATGAACCTGGGAGAGATCAAGGCCGGCTGTGCATGAAAGCTTTTCTTAAAAAGTGGGGCAGttccaaccattacaacttcaCAACGACAgtcgtgtttataatggggttcattgtctttgttgagttgcGACGAGACATGccgtaacactggttgatcccTAACGAAAAATCTTTATAATGTAGTATATACAGGGTTAAACAGTAAGcg harbors:
- the nrn1la gene encoding neuritin 1-like a, producing the protein MTHLICNACLLLPVALHLLFFSSPCSAAATRKCSSIYKGFAQCLLALGDSLTVSAQRDGDTQEIDSICKSWDDFHDCANVAMAGCPEEAAAVWESLRQESKKMQFSGNLYEMCSSRSQSASDSQSPDETNQESLKGHASHSLPYFNLLTLFCLSILLLPWI